The Pan troglodytes isolate AG18354 chromosome 8, NHGRI_mPanTro3-v2.0_pri, whole genome shotgun sequence genome window below encodes:
- the LOC738010 gene encoding LOW QUALITY PROTEIN: NUT family member 2D (The sequence of the model RefSeq protein was modified relative to this genomic sequence to represent the inferred CDS: inserted 1 base in 1 codon) has translation MFQKPVYFQXFLCQLDSGASGEPGHSLGLTLGFSHCGNCQTAVVSAQPEGMASNGAYPVLGPGVTVNPGTSLSVFTALPFTTPAPGPAHGPLLVTAGVPPGGPLVLSTFPSTPLVTEQDGCGPSGAGASNVFVQMRTEVGPVKAAQAQTLVLTQAPLVWQAPGGLCGGVVCPPPLLLAAAPVVPVMAAQVVGGTQACEGGWSQGLPLPPPPPPAAQLPPIVSQGNAGPWPQGAHGEGSLASSQAKAPPDDSCNPRSVYENFRLWQHYKPLARRHLPQSPDTEALLCFLIPVLRSLARRKPTMTLEEGLWRAMREWQHTSNSDRMIFYEMAEKFLEFEAEEEMQIQKSQWMKGPQCLPPPATPRLEPRGPPAPEVVKQPVYLPSKAGPKAPTACLPPPGPQRPETKARLPPPRPHRRAETKARLPPPRPQRPAETKVPEEIPPEVVQEYVDIMEELLGPSLGATGEPEKQREEGEVKQPQEEDWTPPDPGLLSYIDKLCSQKDFVTKVEAVIHPRFLEELLSPDPQMDFLALSQDLEQEEGLTLAQLVEKRLLPLKEKQHARAAPSHGTARLDSSSSKFAAGQGAERDVPDPQQGVGMETCPPQTTARDSQGRGRAHTGMARSKDSVVLLGCQDSPGLRAARPTSPPQDHRPTCPGVGTKDALDLPGGSPVRESHGLARGSSEEEELPSLAFLLGSQHKLLPWWLPQSPVPASGLLSPEKWGPQGTHQSPSAGRRGLNLAPSPANTAKKRPLFGSLSPAEKTPHPGPGLRVSGEQSLTWGLGGPSQSQKRKGDPLVSRKEKKQHCSQ, from the exons ATGTTCCAGAAACCTGTTTACTTTC ACTTCCTGTGTCAGTTGGACTCAGGAGCGTCTGGTGAGCCAGGTCACTCTCTGGGTCTTACCCTTGGCTTTTCTCATTGCGGAAACTGCCAGACAGCGGTGGTCAGTGCCCAGCCTGAGGGGATGGCTTCCAATGGAG CATACCCAGTGCTGGGACCGGGCGTGACCGTGAACCCTGGCACCTCCCTGTCTGTGTTCACGGCTCTGCCCTTCACCACACCCGCTCCCGGCCCAGCACACGGGCCGCTCCTTGTGACTGCAGGGGTTCCTCCAGGCGGCCCTCTGGTGCTGTCTACCTTCCCCAGCACACCTCTGGTGACAGAACAGGATGGCTGCGGCCCGAGTGGGGCCGGGGCTTCCAACGTCTTTGTCCAGATGAGGACAGAGGTGGGGCCTGTGAAGGCCGCTCAGGCGCAGACCTTGGTCCTAACTCAGGCCCCCCTCGTCTGGCAGGCTCCGGGCGGCCTCTGCGGAGGTGTTGTGTGTCCACCTCCCCTACTCCTGGCAGCTGCTCCTGTGGTGCCTGTTATGGCTGCCCAGGTGGTTGGGGGCACCCAGGCCTGTGAGGGAGGCTGGTCCCAGGGCCTTCctcttccaccaccaccaccaccggcTGCCCAGTTGCCCCCCATTGTGTCCCAAGGGAATGCTGGGCCATGGCCACAAGGGGCTCATGGAGAGGGCAGCCTGGCTTCCTCCCAGGCCAAGGCCCCGCCAGATgactcctgtaaccccaggagTGTCTATGAGAACTTCCGACTCTGGCAGCACTACAAGCCCCTGGCCCGGAGGCACCTTCCCCAGAGTCCTGACACCGAAGCGCTTTTGTGCTTCCTCAT CCCAGTTCTCCGATCCCTGGCCCGGCGGAAGCCCACCATGACCCTGGAGGAGGGACTGTGGCGGGCCATGAGGGAATGGCAGCACACGAGCAACTCTGACCGGATGATCTTCTACGAGATGGCGGAAAA gttcctggagtttgaggctgaggaggagatgCAGATTCAGAAATCGCAATGGATGAAGGGGCCCCAGTGCCTGCCTCCTCCAGCCACACCGAGGCTTGAACCTCGAGGACCCCCGGCCCCTGAGGTGGTCAAGCAACCAG tgTACCTTCCCAGCAAGGCCGGCCCCAAGGCCCCGACTGCCTGCCTGCCACCACCCGGGCCCCAGAGGCCAGAGACCAAGGCCCGCCTGCCACCACCCCGGCCCCACCGGCGAGCAGAGACCAAGGCCCGCCTGCCACCACCCAGGCCCCAGAGACCAGCAGAGACCAAGGTCCCTGAGGAGATCCCCCCAGAAGTGGTGCAGGAGTATGTGGACATCATGGAGGAGCTGCTGGGGCCTTCCCTCGGGGCCACGGGGGAGCCCGAGAAACAACGGGAAGAGGGCGAAGTGAAGCAGCCACAGGAAGAGGACTGGACGCCCCCAGACCCGGGCCTCCTGAGCTACATTGACAAGCTGTGTTCCCAGAAAGACTTCGTCACCAAG GTGGAGGCCGTCATTCATCCCCGATTCCTGGAAGAATTGCTTTCCCCAGATCCACAGATGGATTTCTTGGCCCTAAGCCAGgacctggagcaggaggaaggactCACCCTTGCCCAG CTAGTGGAGAAGCGCCTCCTACCCTTGAAGGAGAAACAGCATGCGAGGGCAGCCCCTAGTCATGGCACGGCCCGGTTGGACTCAAGTTCTTCTAAGTTTGCAGCTGGCCAAGGAGCAGAGAGAGACGTCCCTGACCCCCAACAAGGGGTTGGCATGGAAACCTGCCCACCCCAGACGACTGCCCGGGACTCTCAGGGACGAGGCAGAGCACACACTGGCATGGCCAGGTCCAAAGACTCTGTTGTGCTTTTGGGATGTCAGGATTCCCCTGGGCTGAGGGCTGCCCGGCCAACCTCTCCTCCCCAGGACCACAGACCCACCTGCCCTGGCGTGGGTACCAAGGATGCCTTGGATCTCCCTGGAGGGTCTCCTGTCAGGGAGTCACATGGGCTGGCTCGGGGGTCAAGTGAGGAGGAAGAACTCCCCAGCCTGGCCTTCCTCTTGGGTTCCCAGCACAAGCTTCTGCCCTGGTGGCTACCCCAGAGCCCTGTCCCTGCCTCGGGCCTTCTCAGCCCAGAAAAGTGGGGACCCCAGGGAACTCATCAGTCCCCATCTGCTGGGAGAAGAGGCCTCAACCTAGCACCTTCTCCTGCCAACACGGCCAAGAAGCGACCTCTCTTTGGAAGCCTGTCCCCTGCTGAAAAGACACCCCACCCAGGGCCTGGGCTCAGGGTCTCTGGGGAGCAATCCCTGACTTGGGGGCTCGGTGGCCCCTCACAGTCTCAAAAGAGAAAGGGTGACCCCTTGGTctccaggaaggagaagaagcagCATTGTAGCCAGTAG